Genomic segment of Arthrobacter antioxidans:
TCGTCCAGTTCCAGGTCGGCGACGCGGATCACGGCGTCGTCGTCCTCGAGCGGGTGCGTGCGGCGCAGGACGGCGCGGATGCGCGCGACGACCTCGTCGAGGCTGAACGGCTTCGTCACGTAGTCGTCGCCGCCGACCGTGAGGCCCGTGACCTTGTCGTCCGTGTCGTCCCGGGCCGTCAGGAAGACGACGGGGAAGTGCCGGCCTGCGGCACGGAGGCGCCGAGTAACGGTGAAGCCGTCCATGTCGGGGAGCATGACGTCGAGGACGGCGAGATCGGGATTGTGCGTCTCGGCGGCGGCGAGGGCGTCCCGGCCGTTGGCGGCGGCGACGACGTCGAAACCGGCGAAGCGCAGCGACGTCGACAGGAGTTCGCGGATGTTCGGTTCGTCGTCGACGACCAGGAGTTTCGCTTCAGGGCCTGTTTTTTTCACCCTCCCAGTATCCTCGCGATGCCTGTGAATTGGCTGGACCATTCCTGTAAGGGGGCTCCTCAGTCCCTGGGCCCGTTGTCCGCGATGGCGGTGGCGTCGAGGATGCGGTACGCGTAGCCCTGCTCCGCGAGGAAGCGCTGGCGCTTCGCCGCGAAGTCCTGGTCGAGCGTGTCCCGCGCTACGACGGTGTAGAACCGGGCCGCACGGCCGTCCGTCTTGGGCCGCAGCAACCGGCCGAGGCGCTGGGCCTCCTCCTGGCGTGACCCGAACGAGCCGGAGACCTGGATCGCGACGGACGCCTCCGGGAGATCGATCGAGAAGTTGGCGACCTTCGACACCACGAGCACGGTGATCTCCCCGGCCCGGAAGGCGTCGAAGAGCCGCTGCCGCTCCTTCACGGGGGTCTCGCCCTTGATGACGGGGGCGTCGAGGCGCGCCGCGAGGTCGTCGAGCTGGTCGATGTACTGGCCGATGACGAGCAGCTGCTCACCCCGGTGCGCCGCCACGAGCTTCTCCACCACGTCGGACTTGGTGTCCGACGTCGCGCACAGGCGGTACTTGTCGCCGTCGTCGGCCATCGCGTAGGCGACCCGCTCGTCCCGCGGCAGGTCGACGCGCACCTCCACGCAGTCCGCGGGGGCGATGTACCCCTGCGCCTCGATGTCCTTCCAGGGGGCGTCGTAGCGCTTCGGTCCGATGAGCGAGAAGACCTCGCCCTCGCGGCCGTCCTCGCGGACGAGCGTCGCGGTGAGGCCGAGCCGGCGGCGGGCCTGGAGGTCCGCCGTCATCTTGAAGATGGGCGCCGGGAGGAGGTGCACCTCGTCGTACACGATCAGGCCCCAGTCGTTGGCGTCGAGCAGCTCGAGGTGCGGGTACAGGCCGCCGCGCTTCATCGTGAGGACCTGGTACGTCGCGATGGTCACGGGACGGACCTGCTTCACCGCGCCGGAGTACTCCCCGATCTCGTCCTCAGTCAGGGACGTCCGCTTGAGCAGCTCGTCCTTCCACTGCCGCGCGGACACCGTGTTGGTGACGAGGATCAGCGTGGTGGTCTGGCTCGTGGCCATGGCGGCGGCACCCACGAGGGTCTTCCCCGCGCCGCACGGCAGGACGACGACGCCCGAGCCGCCCGACCAGAAGTTCTCGACCGCGAGCTTCTGGTACGGGCGCAGCGTCCAGCCGTCCTCGTCGAGCACGATCGGGTGCGGCGTCCCGTCCACGTAGCCGGCGAAGTCCTCCGCCGGCCACCCGAGCTTGAGCAGCAGCTGCTTGAGCTGGCCGCGCTGGGAGGAGTGCACCACGACGGTCTCGCCGTCGATCCTGGGCCCGAGGAGGGGCTGGATCTTCTTCGCGTGCAGGACCTCCTCGAGGACGGGGTAGTCCGTGGTGCGCAGCACCAAGCCGTGCTGCGGGTCCTTCTCGAGCCGGAGGCGCCCGTACCGGGACATGGTGTCCTCGATGTCGATCAGGAGGGCGTGCGGCACCGGGAAGCGGGAGTATTTCAGGAGGGTGTCGAGGACACGCTCGGCATCGAGGCCGGCGGCGCGCGCGTTCCAGAGCCCGAGGGGCGTGAGCCGGTAGCTGTGCACGTGCTCGGGGGCGCGCTCGAGTTCGGCGAACGCGGCGATCGCGTGGCGCGCCTCGGTGGCCTGCTCGTGGTCCACCTCGAGCAGGATGGTCTTGTCACTCTGGACGATCAGCGGTCCGTCAACCATCGGCGGCGCTCCCTTCGAGGATCTCCACGTCCATGACGCGGTGTACGGACACGACTTTCTCCACCTGGTTCTCGGGATCGAACACCCGCAGGCGGCCTCCCGACACCGAGAGTGGAACAAGGACCTGGCGCACGTGATTCCCCTCGCTGTCCGCGGTGCCGAGGCGGATCCTGCTGCGCGACCGGATGGCCGCGCGCAGCGTCTCCAGCCCCAGGAGCGTCTCGCTGTCGGCGGCCCCCGCCGGATCGGCGGGGCCCGGGCGGGGAGCGCGGAGGGCGGCCAGCTGCGCCGTGATCTCCTCCTCGACGACCGACCACGGGTTGAGCCGCGACCTGAGCTTGTCCGGCGCCACACCGCCGGGTGCGGCCGGATCGGCCGTCCCGGCGGGCGCGGGCGCGACGGCGGTCACGGCGTCCGACGCGGGGGCGAAACCGAGGTCGCGGAGCAGGCCCGCCAGCTCCTGGGCGGAGGCGGGGGACACCAGGACGGTCGGTGCGATCTGCACGATGCCGAGCACCGCGGCGCGGGGGTCCGCCAGAACCGTGGCGGCGACGGCGTCGTCGTCCGTGCGCAGGTAGCTGCCGGCCCGGCCGACACGGAGGCCGCCGTAGCGGGACGCGGTGTCCTCGACGAGATACGTCAGGGCCTGCGGGATCTCCGTGGCCGAGTGCGTGCGGAGGAAGGCGAGGATGGAGGGCGCGTCCTCCCCGGCGTCGAGGGCCGTCCGGATGGAGTCGGCGGAGAAGCGGTAGGTCGTGGCAGGCCCCTGGCCCTCGGGCGTGGACATGCGCAGGAGGCCGCGTGCGACCTCGGGCTGCAGGTACCCGGGCGCGACGGCGGTGAGATCGGCCTGCAGCACCACGTGGGAGACAGGGGCAGGCAGGGCGTCCCGTACACCAAGGGTGGCCTCCTCGAAGCGTCCCTGCGCGACGAGCCGACCGGACTCGGCCAGTGCTCCGCCGCCGGTCAGCCCGAGCGCGGCGGCCTCGGCCATCATGCCGGGGATCAGTCGGGAGAAGCGCCGGTAAAGGCGCGGCTGGTGCCAGGTGGCGAGGCCGACGACGGCCTGGTCGGTCAGGACGGGGACGTTCCCGCGTGCTCCGACGCCGTCCGCTCCGTCCGCGTCCGTGGGGGCATCCGACAGGTCGAGGGCGACGGAGAGGAGCCGCTGGCGCACCATCGGTGCGTCGGGCCGGGACGCCTCCGCGGCGAGGGCGTTGACGGATGTGCCGTCCGGCAGCTTCGATCCGACGAGCGCCGGGGCCCGGTCGACGGCGAGCCACCCCTCGACGAGCAGCTGCCACTGGGCGTCCCGGTCCAGCGACTCCCAGGCGTCCGGCCGGGGGGCCTTCCAGCGGGAGTCGTCCGGATCGAGCACGAGGAGCCCGACGGCGGCCGCGAGCTCGAGCAGCCATGCGGCGTCGCCGTCGCTGCACTGCACCGCTTCGCGGACGCGCCGCAGCTCGCGCACACCCACCCCGCCGGAGCGGAGGGTGGAGACGGGGGAACCGGCGACGACGGCGAGCAGGGACCCCACCTGCCGCAGGGTCTCCGCGATCGCGCCGAACGCCGCGTTGTCGCGCAGCGTGGCGCGCGTGGTCCGCGCAGCGGCGACCGGGGGCTCCAGATCGAGGGAGGCGAACACGGCGTGGCCACGGACCGCCCGTCCGACGCCGCGGGGGAGCTCGACGTGCAGGGCGTCCAGCGGTGCCAGCAGGCAGCGGTCCAGAAGCCACTGCACGGCGGGCGAGGCGCCGCCGTCGCCTCCGGTCGCCGTCGAACCGACCGGGGTGTCGCGGAGGCGTGCGAGCAGGGTCGGCGCGCCCTCGGGGGCGTCGGCCATGAGCCGGTCCCAGGCGTCCGGATCCGCAGTCACCCGGTCCAGCACCCGTGCCGCGGCGGCCGACGTCAGCGCTTCGTTCCCGGGGTCCGGGGCGAGGACCGCGGCGGCGCGGACGAGCGCCGGACCGAAACGCGGGATGGAGCGGGCGAGGGTCTTGAAGGAACGGCCGAGGCCCGCCGGGTAGGGTGCCACGGCGTCGGCCATCGCTCCGACGGGCAGGAAGCCCTCCGCCGCGGACCCGACGACGAGGGCACGCCGGGCGAGGTCGGCGAGGATCTCCTCGACCGCGTCGGTGTTCCCCTGCGACAGGGCGGCGGCGAGGGGGGCGGGCGGTACCGCGGCGCCGTCGTCCTCGGTGAGGACCACGAGGGCCTCGAGGACCTGGAGCTGGGGGCGCGTGACATTGTCCAGGGCCCGCTGCAGGCTCGTGCGCGAGGACGCGCGGGCCGCGAGCGCGGCGAAGTCCGGCACCGGCGGAAGGATGAGGTCGGGCCGGACGGTGAGGAGGCGGCGTACGTCGTCATCGCTCCGGAGGGCCAGCTGATCGGCCAGTGCTCGGATTGCGGACATCACCTCAAGATTACCCGGCGCCGCCGACACGGGTCCGTGGGCCGCTGTGCGTGCGCGGCGGCACCCGCCGTGCGGCGTGCGGTGCCCGCCGGGGTGGGCTCAGGAGTTCCGGCGGGAGAGGACGGACCCGATGAGCAGCGAGACCATCAGGAGGAAGGCGATCGGCAGGCAGAAGTAGCTGGCCAGGACGAAGCCGGGCCATACGATCCCCTGCAGGAAGGCCGTTGCGAGGATGGCCGCCAGGGATACGAGCCCGACACCGGCGAAGGCGACCGCGAGGACCATGACCAGGAAGCGGCCGCGTGACGGGCCCCCGGGTGCGCCGTCCGGCACCGCTGTATCGCCGGCGTTGCGGGAGGTGGGGTTCGTGGCCGATTCGTCAGGGATCATAGCCGTCCCAGACTACAAGAACCGCGCGAGGAGCCGCTCGCGACGCTATACCCTAGGAGGCACAGACTTCCCCGGCGGCAGCAGCGCGCCTGGGTGCCAGGCGGCCTGCGTGGACCGGGCCAGGGCCGCCGGTGACACCGCCCGGTACAGCCAAGAAGAGGTAGACGACGTGCCCATCGGCAAAGTGAAGTGGTTCGACGCGGACAAGGGATTCGGTTTCCTGGCCACGGACGACGGCAAGGAAGTGTTCCTGCACGCCTCGGCCCTGCCAGCGGGCGTGACCGAGGTCACGGTGGGCGCGAAGCTGGAGTTCGGGGTCGCCGACGGGCGTCGCGGCCCCCAGGCGCTCTCCGCGCGCATCCTCGAGCAGCCTCCCTCCGTGGCCAAGGCCAGCCGGAAGAGCGCCGATGACATGGCCGTCATCACGGAGGATCTCATCAAGCTCCTCGACGGCGTCTCCAACAACCTCCGCAAGGGGCGCTACCCGGAGAAGGCGCACGCGGCGAAGGTCGCAGCGGTGCTGCGGGCGGTCGCCGACGACCTCGACGCGTAAACTTCCATCATGATCCCGAGCAACCTGGACGCCGTCGACGGTGCTTCCTCGACCTACATCGACGCGACGCCCGTGGTCGCCGAGCCCGGCGCGCCCGCCGTCGTCGAGGCCACGCGCAAGCCCCGGGTGGCCCGCCGCATCCCGAAGACCGACTCCGTGCTCGAAGCCGCCGTGGAGCGTGCACGACAGGGCGTACTGGAGATCGCCCCCGAGTCCCAGGTGGGCCGGCACGTGTCGGCCACGATCGACGGAGAGCGCCTGGTCACCCACCGGTTCGAGGCCTTCGTGCCCGGCTACGGCGGATGGCAGTGGTACGCGAGCGTGGCCCGCGTGGCGCGGAGCAAGGACGTGACGGTCTGCGAAGTGGGGCTGCTGCCCTCCTCGGCCTCCCTGCTGGCGCCCGAGTGGCTGCCGTGGTCGGAGCGCGTGCGTCCCGAGGACTCGCCGCAGGACGAGGCGTCGCCGTCGGATGCCGCCGGAGACGCCGGGGCGACCGAGGCGGCTGATGCCGCCGATGCACCCGTCACCGCCGACGCGGCTGGTACCGCCGACGCACCCGTCACCGCCGACGCGGCTGATACCGCCGACGCACCCGTCACCGCCGACGCGGCTGGTACCGCCGACGCACCCGTGACCCCGGTGGCCGGCGAGGACGATCCGGAGACCTCCGCCGCGGAACAGCCCGACGCCGAGTGATCCACGCGGGGTGCCGGAGCGGACGGGGAGGGGCATGAGCACCTTCCGGTCCCTCGGCATCCACAACTACAGGCTCTGGTTCATCGGGGCGCTGATCTCCAACATCGGCACGTGGATGCAGCGGACCGCGCAGGACTGGCTGGTCTACGACATCCTGACCGAGCAGAACGCGTCGGCGCTGGGGATCGTCATGGCCCTGCAACTGGGGCCCCAACTCGTGATCGCGCCGTGGGCGGGCCTCATCGCGGACACCGTCGACCGGCGGAAGCTCCTCGTGACCACGCAGGTGGCGATGGCGCTGCTGGGCGTCGGCCTCGGACTGATGGTCCTCCTGGACGTCGCCGCCCTCTGGCATGTCTACGCCTTCGCCCTGGCGCTCGGCGTCGTCTCGGCCTTCGACGCCCCGGCCCGGCAGGCGTTCGTCTCGGACCTCGTACGCGACGAGTACCTCCCCAACGCCGTGGCGCTCAACAGCGCCTCCTTCAACGGGGCCCGCCTCGTGGGCCCCGCCATCGCCGGGCTGCTGACCGCGGGCGTGGGGCCGGGATGGGTGTTCATGATCAACGCCCTGACGTTCGGTGCGATGGTCTACGTGATGCTCGCAATGCGCAGTTCCGAACTGAACGCGCAACCGCGTCCGGCGCCGGGCAAGGGGCGCATCAGGGCGGGCTTCCGCTACGTGCGGGGCCGGCCGGACCTCATGATGGTGATGCTCGCGATCTTCATCGTCGGAACCTTCGGACTGAATTTCGCCGTGTTCATCGCCGCGATGGCGCGCACCGAGTTCGGCCAGGGCGCCGGGGTCTTCGGGGTGCTGTCCTCGGTGATGGCCGTGGGCTCCGTCGCGGGCGCACTGCTCTCCGCCCGGCGCGACAGGCCGCGCCTGCGGTTCATCTTCGGCGCCTCGGCGGCCTTCGGGATCGCGTGCGCGCTGGCCGCCCTGGCACCCACCCTGTGGCTCTTCGGGCTGGCGCTCGTGCCCGTGGGCCTGTTCGCGCTCACGCTGATGACCAGCGCCAACGCCTACGTGCAGACCACCACGGAACCGGCCATGCGCGGACGCGTCATGGCCCTGTACTTCGCCATCTTCCTCGGGGGGACGCCCCTCGGAGCGCCGGTGGTGGGGTGGGTCTCGGACATGTTCGGCCCGCGGTGGAGCCTCGGGGTCGCGGCGGCGTCGGGACTGGTCGCCGCCGGTGCGGGGATCTTCTGGGCATGGCGCTACCACGCCGTGCGGCTGCGCTACGACCGTTCGGCGCCCCGACGCCTGCGCATCGACCACGAGGCCGGCGCGTCCGATCCCACACCGTAGGCCGGTCCGCGGACAGGGCCTTCTGGGGCGGTCCGCGCGGACGGGGACCCGCCGCGGAGGTCGGAGCGGGCCGGGTCCCCGGACGAACCGACCTACAGGAGGTTCTCGACCACGTGGTCGATGCAGCCGATGAGGGCCGAGACGTCGTCGGGCTCGATCGCCACGAAGGTGGCGACGCGGAGCTGGTTGCGCCCCAGCTTCCGGTACGGCTCGACGTCGACGACGCCGTTGGCGCGCAGGATCGCGGCGATGCGGGCGGCGTCCACGGCGTCGTCGAAGTCCACCGTCACGATCACGTTCGAGCGGTCCTCGGGGCGTGCCACGTAGGGGCTCGCCACGGGGGAGGCCTCCGCCCAGCGGTACAGCCGTCCCGCCGAGTCCGCCGTCCGGGCCGCCGCGAAGGGCAGGCCGCCCTGCGCGTTGAGCCACCGCACCTGCGCCTCCAGCGTGACGAGGGTCGCCAATGACGGCGTGTTGTAGGTCTGGTCGAGGCGCGAGTTGTCGATGGCGGTCTGCAGGTTGAGGAAGTCCGGGACCCACCGGTCACCGGCGGCGATGCGCGCAGCGCGCTCCAGTGCGGCGGGGGAGAAGAGGCCGAGCCACAGGCCGCCGTCGGAGGCGAAGTTCTTCTGCGGCGCGAAGTAGTAGACGTCCGCCTGGGCGACGTCGACGTCGAGCCCGCCTGCTGCCGAGGTGGCATCGACGACGACGAGCGCGCCGTCGTCGGCGCCCTCGACGCGCCGGACGGGTGCCGCCACCCCGGTGGAGGTCTCGTTCTGCGGCCAGGCGTAGACGTCGACGCCCTCCTCCGCCGTCGCGTCCGGGCGGGTGCCCGGCTCGCTCGTGAGGATGCTGGAGGCGTCGAGGAACGGCGCCTTGTCGGTGGCGGACGCGAACTTGGAACCGAACTCGCCGAAGGAGAGGTGCTGGGCCTTCCGGTCGACGAGGCCGAAGGTGGCGACGTCCCAGAAGGCCGTCGAACCGCCGACGCCGAGGACCACCTCGTACCCGTCGGGGGCGGCGAAGAAGGTGCCGAGCCCATCGCGGATGCGCCCCACGAGGTCGCGGACCGGGGCCTGGCGGTGGGAGGTCCCGAGGAGGGACGTGCCGGCCGCGACGAGGGCGTCGATCTGGCCGCTCCTGACCTTCGACGGGCCCGCACCGAAGCGGCCGTCCGAGGGGAGGAGGTGTGCGGGAATGCGGGGCGACTCGCTCATGGGGGCTCCAGCTCTGGGACGGCAGGGGTTCAGACTTCATTCTGCCCCAGCGGTCGGTGGCCCTCCATTTGTTAACAACCCCCGGGGAAGTCGCCCCGGCCGCCCGGGGGTGGGATTGCC
This window contains:
- a CDS encoding DNA repair helicase XPB; amino-acid sequence: MVDGPLIVQSDKTILLEVDHEQATEARHAIAAFAELERAPEHVHSYRLTPLGLWNARAAGLDAERVLDTLLKYSRFPVPHALLIDIEDTMSRYGRLRLEKDPQHGLVLRTTDYPVLEEVLHAKKIQPLLGPRIDGETVVVHSSQRGQLKQLLLKLGWPAEDFAGYVDGTPHPIVLDEDGWTLRPYQKLAVENFWSGGSGVVVLPCGAGKTLVGAAAMATSQTTTLILVTNTVSARQWKDELLKRTSLTEDEIGEYSGAVKQVRPVTIATYQVLTMKRGGLYPHLELLDANDWGLIVYDEVHLLPAPIFKMTADLQARRRLGLTATLVREDGREGEVFSLIGPKRYDAPWKDIEAQGYIAPADCVEVRVDLPRDERVAYAMADDGDKYRLCATSDTKSDVVEKLVAAHRGEQLLVIGQYIDQLDDLAARLDAPVIKGETPVKERQRLFDAFRAGEITVLVVSKVANFSIDLPEASVAIQVSGSFGSRQEEAQRLGRLLRPKTDGRAARFYTVVARDTLDQDFAAKRQRFLAEQGYAYRILDATAIADNGPRD
- the serC gene encoding phosphoserine transaminase gives rise to the protein MSESPRIPAHLLPSDGRFGAGPSKVRSGQIDALVAAGTSLLGTSHRQAPVRDLVGRIRDGLGTFFAAPDGYEVVLGVGGSTAFWDVATFGLVDRKAQHLSFGEFGSKFASATDKAPFLDASSILTSEPGTRPDATAEEGVDVYAWPQNETSTGVAAPVRRVEGADDGALVVVDATSAAGGLDVDVAQADVYYFAPQKNFASDGGLWLGLFSPAALERAARIAAGDRWVPDFLNLQTAIDNSRLDQTYNTPSLATLVTLEAQVRWLNAQGGLPFAAARTADSAGRLYRWAEASPVASPYVARPEDRSNVIVTVDFDDAVDAARIAAILRANGVVDVEPYRKLGRNQLRVATFVAIEPDDVSALIGCIDHVVENLL
- a CDS encoding cold-shock protein; translation: MPIGKVKWFDADKGFGFLATDDGKEVFLHASALPAGVTEVTVGAKLEFGVADGRRGPQALSARILEQPPSVAKASRKSADDMAVITEDLIKLLDGVSNNLRKGRYPEKAHAAKVAAVLRAVADDLDA
- a CDS encoding helicase-associated domain-containing protein translates to MSAIRALADQLALRSDDDVRRLLTVRPDLILPPVPDFAALAARASSRTSLQRALDNVTRPQLQVLEALVVLTEDDGAAVPPAPLAAALSQGNTDAVEEILADLARRALVVGSAAEGFLPVGAMADAVAPYPAGLGRSFKTLARSIPRFGPALVRAAAVLAPDPGNEALTSAAAARVLDRVTADPDAWDRLMADAPEGAPTLLARLRDTPVGSTATGGDGGASPAVQWLLDRCLLAPLDALHVELPRGVGRAVRGHAVFASLDLEPPVAAARTTRATLRDNAAFGAIAETLRQVGSLLAVVAGSPVSTLRSGGVGVRELRRVREAVQCSDGDAAWLLELAAAVGLLVLDPDDSRWKAPRPDAWESLDRDAQWQLLVEGWLAVDRAPALVGSKLPDGTSVNALAAEASRPDAPMVRQRLLSVALDLSDAPTDADGADGVGARGNVPVLTDQAVVGLATWHQPRLYRRFSRLIPGMMAEAAALGLTGGGALAESGRLVAQGRFEEATLGVRDALPAPVSHVVLQADLTAVAPGYLQPEVARGLLRMSTPEGQGPATTYRFSADSIRTALDAGEDAPSILAFLRTHSATEIPQALTYLVEDTASRYGGLRVGRAGSYLRTDDDAVAATVLADPRAAVLGIVQIAPTVLVSPASAQELAGLLRDLGFAPASDAVTAVAPAPAGTADPAAPGGVAPDKLRSRLNPWSVVEEEITAQLAALRAPRPGPADPAGAADSETLLGLETLRAAIRSRSRIRLGTADSEGNHVRQVLVPLSVSGGRLRVFDPENQVEKVVSVHRVMDVEILEGSAADG
- a CDS encoding DUF3027 domain-containing protein encodes the protein MIPSNLDAVDGASSTYIDATPVVAEPGAPAVVEATRKPRVARRIPKTDSVLEAAVERARQGVLEIAPESQVGRHVSATIDGERLVTHRFEAFVPGYGGWQWYASVARVARSKDVTVCEVGLLPSSASLLAPEWLPWSERVRPEDSPQDEASPSDAAGDAGATEAADAADAPVTADAAGTADAPVTADAADTADAPVTADAAGTADAPVTPVAGEDDPETSAAEQPDAE
- a CDS encoding MFS transporter, with amino-acid sequence MSTFRSLGIHNYRLWFIGALISNIGTWMQRTAQDWLVYDILTEQNASALGIVMALQLGPQLVIAPWAGLIADTVDRRKLLVTTQVAMALLGVGLGLMVLLDVAALWHVYAFALALGVVSAFDAPARQAFVSDLVRDEYLPNAVALNSASFNGARLVGPAIAGLLTAGVGPGWVFMINALTFGAMVYVMLAMRSSELNAQPRPAPGKGRIRAGFRYVRGRPDLMMVMLAIFIVGTFGLNFAVFIAAMARTEFGQGAGVFGVLSSVMAVGSVAGALLSARRDRPRLRFIFGASAAFGIACALAALAPTLWLFGLALVPVGLFALTLMTSANAYVQTTTEPAMRGRVMALYFAIFLGGTPLGAPVVGWVSDMFGPRWSLGVAAASGLVAAGAGIFWAWRYHAVRLRYDRSAPRRLRIDHEAGASDPTP
- a CDS encoding response regulator transcription factor; translated protein: MKKTGPEAKLLVVDDEPNIRELLSTSLRFAGFDVVAAANGRDALAAAETHNPDLAVLDVMLPDMDGFTVTRRLRAAGRHFPVVFLTARDDTDDKVTGLTVGGDDYVTKPFSLDEVVARIRAVLRRTHPLEDDDAVIRVADLELDDDAHEVRRNGETIDLSPTEFKLLRYLMMNPNRVLSKAQILDHVWEYDFNGDASIVESYISYLRRKIDRNPDAVALIQTKRGVGYLLRTADKR